The Meiothermus ruber DSM 1279 genome includes the window GGCTGGTGGGCTACCGCATCTCGGCCTGGAAGGATGTCAACAACAACGGCACCCAGGACGAGGGCGACCTGTTCGGGTGGTACCGGGCGAACGGCAATATCGCCTATGTGATGCCCGATGCCAGCAGTATTGACATCGTCCTCGAGCCCGTTCTTTCCACCACCTTCACCCGCGAGAAGTGGCTGCGGCAGATGGGCTACCCCACCCGCTAGCGGTGGTAAGGCTCGCCGCGCTTGAGCGTCTCGATGCGGTAAAGCTGCTCGAGCAAAACCACCAGGGCCAGCTCGTGCTGCAAGGTAAGCCTGGATAGGGCCAGAACCCAGTCGGCCCGGTCGCGCACAGCCTGGGCGTGGCCCTCGGCGCCCCCAATCAGGAAGGCCACCCCTTTCTCGGCCTGCATCTCCCAGCTTTCCAGGCGGGCTCTGAGGGCCTGTGTGTCCACCATCTGCCCCCGCTCATCCAGCACCACCCGACGGTAGCCCTCGGAGGCCTCCAGCAGGCGCTGCCCCTCCTGGGCCTGGGGGCCTTCCTTGAGGTAGAGGAGCTCGAGCCGCGTGTAGCGCTCCAGGCGTTTCTCATACTCTGCCAGACCCGCCCTGGCGTATGGCAGTCTGGGTTTGCCGATTACACAGATCCTCAGCTTCATACCCGCCCCAGGGGTCAGTCTATGGCATCCCAGGCTCCATCAGCCGCATGGCCTGCAGAAGGCGTGCTACCGGCCACATCCTGACCCCACCCAAATTGAGCTGGCCCGAAACCGGCTATAATCTTGGGTACCAAGAGGTTCCTATGGAGACGCGCCTAGAACCGGTGGCAGGATTGGGCGCACCCAAAACCTTTGGCCCGGTATACCAAAGCCTTAGCGACCTCCCATCCAGGGGGTCTTTTGCTTGGGCCGGGTGGTTCCCCGCGGAAGCCCTTACCCAGGGCGACCCGCGCTCGAGGGCCTTTACCCAAGGCCCCGCAGAAGAGGCAAGCCGGCCACCCCGGTAAGCCAGGAGGCAGCATGATTCAGGAAAAAGT containing:
- a CDS encoding 23S rRNA (pseudouridine(1915)-N(3))-methyltransferase RlmH, which produces MKLRICVIGKPRLPYARAGLAEYEKRLERYTRLELLYLKEGPQAQEGQRLLEASEGYRRVVLDERGQMVDTQALRARLESWEMQAEKGVAFLIGGAEGHAQAVRDRADWVLALSRLTLQHELALVVLLEQLYRIETLKRGEPYHR